Genomic DNA from Jejubacter calystegiae:
GCCGCGCCACGGTATGAAGCTGTTCGGCAACGAGATGGCGATGCGCGCCTGTCTGACCGATCTGCTATGGAAAATCTGGCAGGAAGATAACGACAACCCGCTGCTGACCGAAGAGTCCCTGACCGCTGGCGCGCTGGCGCAGATGGCGCCTCTGGTGCAGGAAAGCTTCAGTCAGTGTGGGATACGGATGACCGACGAAGGCCAGCAGTTTATCTGCCTTTACTGCGCGGTAGCGATGCGCCGTATCGGCGAAGGCTATCCGCTTTCCGGATTTACGGCAGAGGATGTGGACGACAACGTTTGTCAGGCCGCACACCATATCGCCATGGCGTTACAGAAGCTCACCGACAAGCCCCTCTCTTCCTCGGAAGAGGCCTGGCTGCGGGTGCATATCGCCGCGCGACAGGTCCAGGATGTGGCGCCCAGCGCCATCAGCGCCGACGATGCCGAAACCCTGGTCAGCTACATCCTGCGCTATATCAACAGCCACTTTAACTACAACCTGCTGACCGACGAGCAGCTGCGCGCCGACCTGCTGACCCATATCAAAACCATGATCACTCGGGTGCGCTACCAGATTAACCTGCCCAACCCGCTGCTTAACAATATTAAGCAGCACTATCCGCTGGCCTGGGATATGACCCTGGCGGCGGTCTCCAGTTGGGGCAAGCATACGCCTTACACCATCAGCGAAAACGAGGTGGGATTTCTGGTACTGCATATCGGGGTAGGGCTGGAGCGTCACTACAATATCGGCTATCAGCGTCAGCCCCGGGTGCTGCTGGTGTGTGATACCGGCAACTCTACGGTGCGGATGATTCAGGCGATGCTGCTGCGCAAATATCCGCAGATGGAGGTCGCTCGCATTATTTCGCTGCGGGAATACGAGCAGCAGGCCAGCATTGGCGAGGATTTTGTAATCTCCACGGCGCGGATTAGCGAAAAGGATAAGCCGGTAGTGGTGATGTCGCCGTTCCCTACCGACTATCAACTGGATCAGATCGGCAAACTGGTGCTGGTGGACAGGACCCGCCCCTGGCTGCTGGAGAAATATTTTGACCCTCAGCACTTCCGGATTATCGACCAGCCGATGAGCCAGCAGGCGTTGTTCGACGAGCTGTGCGCCCAACTGGAACAGGAGGGCTATGTGGAGCACGACTTCCTGCCGTCGGTGGTGGAGCGGGAAGCCATCGTCAGCACTATGTTGGGAGAGGGCATTGCGCTTCCTCACTCGCTGGGACTACTGGCGAAGCGCACGGTGGTTTATACCGTGCTGGCGCCTCAGGGGATTCAGTGGGGCGATGAAGTGGCCAGCGTCATCTTCCTGCTGGCCATCAGTAAAAGCGAATATGAAGAGGCGATGGCTATTTACGATCTGTTCGTCACCTTTCTGCGCGAGCGCGCCACGCCCCGGCTCTGTGAAAGCCGGGACTTCGCCGAATTTAAGGCGCTGGCTATGGACTCGCTGAGTCGCTTTTAACGCCCCATCAGTTCGTTATAAGCCTGCATAGCCAGAGAGTAGGAGTGCAGGCGCGCCTGGTTGTCGAAGATCTGGCCGTTAACCATGATCTCGTCCGCCTGGGTTTCCCGCAGTACCGTTTCCAGCCCGTGGCGCACCTTCGCTTTATCCCCCACCAGCGACACGCTTAGCGCCTGTTCCACGCCGTACTGCTCCGCCGGGCTCCAGAAGCTGTCCATATTGTCGATAGGCGGCGGCAGCTGGCCGGGATTACCGCGGCGCAGTGTCACGAACGACTGCTGCATGGAGGTAAACAGATATTCGGCGTCGCGGTTGCTATCGGCGGCGATGATATTGATACAGACCATCGCATAGGGTTTTTCCAGCCGCGCCGAGGGGCGGAACTGCTCGCGGTACAGCTGCAGCGCCTGGGGCATCATCGCTGGCGCGAAGTGCGAGGCAAACGCAAAGGGCAGGCCCATCTGCGCCGCCAGCTGGGCGCTGTACAGGCTGGAGCCCAGCAGCCACACCGGAATACCCGCGCCGTAGCCGGGAACCGGGCGTACCGGCGGTTCGGGCGCGCTTTCGTCGGCATCGAACCAGGCGACCAGCTCCGCCACATCGCGCGGGAAGTTATCCACGTCCTGATGGCTCATATGACGGCGCAGGGCCATCATGGTGCGCTGATCGCTGCCCGGCGCGCGCCCCAGCCCCAGATCGATACGACCGGGGAACAGCGCCTCCAGAGTGCCGAACTGCTCGGCAATCACCAGCGGTGCGTGGTTCGGCAGCATCACGCCGCCGGATCCCAGGTGCAGCGTTTGGGTATTCGCCGCCAGCCAGCCAATCAGCACTGACGTCGCGGCGCTGGCGATACCGCTCATATTGTGGTGCTCCGCCAGCCAGTAGCGGTGATAGCCCTGCTTTTCAGTCAGCTGAGCCAGCTCCAGCGAGCGCTGGAATGCCTCGCGAGCGTTGGCATCCTGGGGAATGGGGGCGAGATCGAGTACTGACAGGGGGACGTATTTTAATTTAGACATAGTGGCTCACATCAGATTGAAGGTCCGGAGTCTCATTTTATTCTGGCTGATTTACCAGAATCTGACCCGTGATGGTGCCATGAAAATGTTTGTCATTGGATTGGCAATGCGAGCGGTTGAAGATGCCGGTTTGCGTTTTTGCTCGCAATGCTCTGGTTGATTTTTGTTCTTTTTGGCGCATAATTCTGCGCATACCTATGCACAGAGGAGGGCGGTTATGAGTTCGATTATTCCACTTCGTCGTAGCCATAAGCGGAGCACCAACGTTTATCTGACGGCATCACTTGTCGAGAAGGCTCGCAGTCTGGATATCAATTTGTCTGCCACCCTTGACCAGTTGCTGGCTCAGGCGATAGAAGAGAAACAGCGGCAGATGGGCAAAGAGAAGCAGGATATCCAGGCGATGAATGCCTTTATGGCAAAAGCGGGAACGCCTGGCGACGACGACTTTTTTGGCGGTATTTAATGGCGTAAAGGAGCGACACCATGGCCAGACAGTTTGATGTTTATCGTAATCCGTCAATGCGATCCAACGAATTCTGGCCTTATTATCTGATCCTGCAAAATGACTATTTCGATACCCTGGCGACCCGGGTTATTGTCCCGCTGGTGGCGGCAGATGCGCTGACCCTGACACAGCGGCGGGTCACGCCTGGGGTCATGGTGAACGGCACTGAGCATTACGTTTTTATGCCCGCCATGACCTTTCTGGAGGCCAGAAAGATCGAGCAACGCGATTTTGTGGTTAATCTGGCTGATTCCAGAAGCGAAATTCTGGCAGCGATTGACGCTATTGTGACCAATGCATAATAAAGCGGTCATAGAGACCGCCTGAGATTGAGGCTGTAAACCAGTGACGTTCAGCCAGGGTGAGGAGCTTAATCCAGCACCAGCTCCAGCCCGGATACCCGGCGCCAGTAGCCGTTGCAGTCGCCGTTGGGCGCCAGCCTGAGCGGCGCTTTCCCCGCTTCGTTATCCCGGAAGCGGTTTAGCATCTCCAGCGTGGACTCGTCTTCCGGCGACAGGCGAACGATATCCACCATCCCCTTCATCGACGCCAGCTCGTTACCAAGGTTATAGACATAGCCGCTCATGGTCTGAATACCGTTCAGGGTAAAGACCTTCTGCTGCTCCTGAGACAGCATATCGCGACCGTTCGGGTAGTTAATACAGCAGGTCTCGCATTCGTCTTTGGGCCGGTCTTCCGAACGGGCGGTAAAGCAGCGGGCGGAATAAGCCAGCGGCAGATGGCCGTAGCTCAGTACTTCAACTTCAAAGCGGTTGCGGATCCCAAGGTCTTCACACTGGTTCAGCAGGTTTTCCAGCCAGTCCCGGGAAAGCTCGACCGGCATGCACCAGCGCACCATGCCCTGCATCTGTAGCAGGCGCAGGGTCACGGCGTTGTAGCAGTTCAGGGCGTGACCGGCTACGAAAGGCAGGCGGCGCTCGGCGGCCATGTTCACGGCGGCCAGATCGCTGGCTTCGATCATAAAGTCGCCGTTTTCCACATAGCGCTTCAGTTCGTTGAGCTCGGAAGGCGCCTGCACCAGCGCCATGGTGGAGAGCACCACCTGTTTACCCGCGGCGGCCAGGCTTTTCGCCATCGCCAGCCATTCACCGGCTTTGGTGGCGCGTCGTTTGCTGCAAACGCTTTCACCCAG
This window encodes:
- a CDS encoding BglG family transcription antiterminator, producing the protein MRFPNPRLAQLFEMLQNETLPQDELARRLSVSTRTVRADITALNALLQSHGAQFVLNRGAGYQLKVDDPQRYARLCEAPARQLRIPRSGQERVHYLLVRFLNSAFSLKLEDLAEEWFVSRATLQSDMAEVREWFSRYNLTIETRPRHGMKLFGNEMAMRACLTDLLWKIWQEDNDNPLLTEESLTAGALAQMAPLVQESFSQCGIRMTDEGQQFICLYCAVAMRRIGEGYPLSGFTAEDVDDNVCQAAHHIAMALQKLTDKPLSSSEEAWLRVHIAARQVQDVAPSAISADDAETLVSYILRYINSHFNYNLLTDEQLRADLLTHIKTMITRVRYQINLPNPLLNNIKQHYPLAWDMTLAAVSSWGKHTPYTISENEVGFLVLHIGVGLERHYNIGYQRQPRVLLVCDTGNSTVRMIQAMLLRKYPQMEVARIISLREYEQQASIGEDFVISTARISEKDKPVVVMSPFPTDYQLDQIGKLVLVDRTRPWLLEKYFDPQHFRIIDQPMSQQALFDELCAQLEQEGYVEHDFLPSVVEREAIVSTMLGEGIALPHSLGLLAKRTVVYTVLAPQGIQWGDEVASVIFLLAISKSEYEEAMAIYDLFVTFLRERATPRLCESRDFAEFKALAMDSLSRF
- a CDS encoding luciferase-like monooxygenase, whose amino-acid sequence is MSKLKYVPLSVLDLAPIPQDANAREAFQRSLELAQLTEKQGYHRYWLAEHHNMSGIASAATSVLIGWLAANTQTLHLGSGGVMLPNHAPLVIAEQFGTLEALFPGRIDLGLGRAPGSDQRTMMALRRHMSHQDVDNFPRDVAELVAWFDADESAPEPPVRPVPGYGAGIPVWLLGSSLYSAQLAAQMGLPFAFASHFAPAMMPQALQLYREQFRPSARLEKPYAMVCINIIAADSNRDAEYLFTSMQQSFVTLRRGNPGQLPPPIDNMDSFWSPAEQYGVEQALSVSLVGDKAKVRHGLETVLRETQADEIMVNGQIFDNQARLHSYSLAMQAYNELMGR
- a CDS encoding CcdB family protein encodes the protein MARQFDVYRNPSMRSNEFWPYYLILQNDYFDTLATRVIVPLVAADALTLTQRRVTPGVMVNGTEHYVFMPAMTFLEARKIEQRDFVVNLADSRSEILAAIDAIVTNA
- a CDS encoding type II toxin-antitoxin system CcdA family antitoxin; this encodes MSSIIPLRRSHKRSTNVYLTASLVEKARSLDINLSATLDQLLAQAIEEKQRQMGKEKQDIQAMNAFMAKAGTPGDDDFFGGI
- a CDS encoding U32 family peptidase; amino-acid sequence: MKYSLGPVLWYWPTARLESFYTSAANSSADIVYLGESVCSKRRATKAGEWLAMAKSLAAAGKQVVLSTMALVQAPSELNELKRYVENGDFMIEASDLAAVNMAAERRLPFVAGHALNCYNAVTLRLLQMQGMVRWCMPVELSRDWLENLLNQCEDLGIRNRFEVEVLSYGHLPLAYSARCFTARSEDRPKDECETCCINYPNGRDMLSQEQQKVFTLNGIQTMSGYVYNLGNELASMKGMVDIVRLSPEDESTLEMLNRFRDNEAGKAPLRLAPNGDCNGYWRRVSGLELVLD